The nucleotide window CCTCGTCAAAGAGTTTCGCCGCGCCGACGAGATCCGGCGTCACGGCCTCAAGGTCCGATCCAAGCTTCTGTTCTGCGCCCGCCGGGATGCGGCAAGACGCTGTGCGCGGAGATTTTTGCAGCCGAGCTCGGTCTGCCGCTGTTCCTCGTCAAGCTCGATAGGCTGATCTCGTCCTACCTGGGCGAGACGGCTGGCAATGTCCGCAAGATTTTCGAGTTCGCCCGGAAACAGCCCTGCGTGCTGTTCTTTGACGAGTTCGACGCGCTGGCGCGCTCGCGCGATGACTCGAGCGAGCACAATGAGCTGCGCCGTGTCGTCAACAGCCTGCTGTTGTTCATCGATCATATTCAGCCGAAGGGCTTTCTGATCGCCGCGACCAACCTTGATCAATCCCTCGATCCGGCGGTTTGGCGGCGCTTCGACGAGGTCGTCTGGTTCGACAAGCCGGATCGCGCGATGATCGCCCGCTTCCTGCGGCTCAAGTTCAAGAACATCGCGACCGCGTTCGATCCGCTGCAGCATGCGGCCGCGCTGGAGGGCTATTCCTACGCCGAGATCGAGCGCGTCTGCACCCAGGCGGTCAAGACGATGATCATCGATCGCCGTAAGCAGGTGCAGGCCCGCGACTTCAATCGCGCCTTGGAGGACGAGGCGCGCCGCCGGGCAGGACAGTCTCGCCTCGCGTCGCCGAGCTAGGCGCGCCGTGGCCCGATACGATCACCTCGAACTCGTCCGGCTCCCGAGCAATTCGAGCGGCGCAAGCACGGCGGCGGCGGACCGCCGCCACCGCGCGATCGCGGCCAACACACGACGAAGCTGCGCGAGGAGCTCGACACCGCGACCCAGGAACAAAGACGCCGGCGCAAGCCCGAA belongs to Bradyrhizobium sp. SK17 and includes:
- a CDS encoding AAA family ATPase, encoding MFLVKLDRLISSYLGETAGNVRKIFEFARKQPCVLFFDEFDALARSRDDSSEHNELRRVVNSLLLFIDHIQPKGFLIAATNLDQSLDPAVWRRFDEVVWFDKPDRAMIARFLRLKFKNIATAFDPLQHAAALEGYSYAEIERVCTQAVKTMIIDRRKQVQARDFNRALEDEARRRAGQSRLASPS